Proteins from one Podospora pseudoanserina strain CBS 124.78 chromosome 1, whole genome shotgun sequence genomic window:
- a CDS encoding hypothetical protein (COG:G; EggNog:ENOG503NU40) translates to MSTWSGKPSVKGSTETMRMFLLTCVSIGITFTWGVEMTYCTPYLLSLGLSKGQTSLVWVAGPLSGLIVQPIIGVVADESTSKWGRRRPIIVIGSFIVSGSLLALGFTKEIVDFFISDKDTAQLMTIVLAVLSLYSVDFSINAVMSCGRSLVVDTLPISKQQTGAAWASRMGSLGHIIGYAMGAIDLVGIFGPILGDTQFKQLTVIAALGMLATAFITCWAVTERILLSVRHDPRQTDVRFKVVRQIWSTVLTLPPRIQAICNAVFWSWIGWFPFIVYSSTWVGETYFRYDVSADTRNSDDALGDMGRIGSTALTVYSTVSFISAWVLPALIQAPEDKSFTHRPPASIAPLINTFNKYKPDLLTAWIAGNIMFACAMFITPFATSFRFATAIVALCGIPWSVAGWAPTTFLGIEVNKLSGQPDPTARNIEMRDVSVLEMGKLDEESSSSSGGLSGVYFGILNIYVTIPQFLSTLMSGMVFAMLEPGKSPELAHEAHPSETADPTGPNAIAVTMFLGALGSLVAAVVTKKLRYV, encoded by the exons ATGTCGACATGGAGTGGGAAACCAAGCGTGAAGGGGAGCACCGAGACGATGCGCATGTTCTTATTGACATGCGTATCCATTGGCATCAC CTTCACATGGGGAGTGGAAATGACTT ATTGTACCCCATACCTCCTCTCACTCGGACTATCAAAGGGGCAGACATCTCTGGTTTGGGTTGCGGGGCCATTATCGGGGCTGATAGTTCAGCCCATTATCGGTGTTGTAGCTGATGAATCGACGTCGAAatgggggaggcggcggcccaTCATCGTTATAGGGTCTTTCATCGTGTCCGGCAGTTTACTTGCGTTGGGCTTCACCAAGGAGATTGTGGATTTCTTCATTAGTGACAAGGACACTGCACAACTGATGACCATTGTGCTTGCTGTCCTTTCGTTGTACTCGGTTGATTTCTCCATTAATGCCGTCATGTCTTGCGGCAGGAGTTTAGTGGTAGACACACTCCCAATATCCAAACAGCAAACCGGTGCTGCCTGGG CAAGTCGAATGGGTTCCCTTGGCCATATTATTGGTTATGCCATGGGCGCAATCGACCTGGTCGGCATCTTCGGACCAATACTCGGAGACACCCAGTTCAAACAGCTCACCGTCATCGCCGCCCTGGGCATGCTCGCCACCGCCTTCATAACATGCTGGGCAGTCACCGAACGAATCCTCCTCTCGGTCCGCCACGACCCCCGCCAAACCGACGTGCGCTTCAAAGTCGTCCGCCAGATCTGGTCCACAgtcctcaccctcccaccGCGCATCCAAGCCATCTGCAACGCCGTCTTCTGGTCCTGGATCGGCTGGTTCCCCTTCATCGTCTACAGCAGCACCTGGGTAGGCGAGACGTACTTCCGCTACGACGTCTCGGCCGACACCCGCAACTCTGACGACGCCCTCGGCGACATGGGCCGCATCGGCAGCACAGCCCTGACGGTGTACTCGACCGTCTCCTTCATCAGCGCCTGGGTCCTGCCGGCGCTGATCCAAGCCCCCGAAGACAAGAGCTTCACCCACCGGCCCCCGGCCAGCATCGCCCCCCTGATCAACACCTTCAACAAGTACAAACCCGATCTCTTGACCGCCTGGATCGCGGGGAACATCATGTTCGCCTGCGCAATGTTTATCACCCCGTTCGCGACCTCGTTCCGCTTCGCCACGGCGATCGTCGCCCTCTGCGGCATCCCCTGGAGCGTGGCCGGGTGGGCGCCGACGACCTTTCTCGGAATCGAAGTAAATAAACTCAGCGGACAGCCAGACCCCACAGCAAGAAATATTGAGATGCGGGACGTCTCGGTGCTGGAGATGGGCAAGCTGGACGAGGAGAGTAGTTCTTCATCTGGCGGCCTGAGCGGGGTTTATTTCGGTATCTTAAACATTTATGTCACGATCCCCCAGTTTCTTAGCACGCTGATGAGCGGGATGGTGTTTGCGATGCTGGAGCCGGGGAAGAGCCCCGAGCTGGCGCACGAGGCGCACCCTAGCGAGACGGCCGATCCGACGGGGCCGAACGCGATTGCCGTGACGATGTTtttgggggcgttggggtcgttggtggcggcggtggtgacgaaGAAGTTGAGGTATGTgtaa